Genomic segment of Melanotaenia boesemani isolate fMelBoe1 chromosome 10, fMelBoe1.pri, whole genome shotgun sequence:
TAAATATTGTCCTTGCAGCAGCAAAAGTTACTTGCAACAAATTTTCAGGATGCATGAAAAAGCAGCACTTTAGCTAAATTGTTGGGGCACAATTAATGTATTATCAAGTTAAAACATTGTACacatttctttggttttcttttattgattctaattacaacaaagaaagaaagaaaataaatacataaatgtacTGTAGTAACAATGCTCATTCATGACATGACAGTATGATAATAATGGTGCAAAATAAAGGCAAAAGGGTAAGTAGGTGCACAtgctttcatttcattaaatctCACCGTGCTATTTAGAGGTTTGTTAATGTAATTTGACTATTTTCTGGCCACACTGTGGTGAGGAGGAAGACTCACCACTGTTGAAGATACTCCGGGGAGACAACAGGCAGTGATCCATTCAGCGTTTCCTCCATCTTTTGGGTGGTTTAACTTTATTGGATAAATCAACATGCATGTTGAGGAAACATAGCTAGGGGTTGTGCATGTGATTTAGCACACAAGACCATGCTAAAGAATGAAACTGAATGCATGTGCTAACGCTGGGTAATCAAACTtggaagtaaataaaaagtataacaTAAACAAGAAAgggacatttaaatgaaaatgacacaTTAAAGCAAAGTTAAAACACCATATtgctgatttaatttaatggaAATATCACGTGACATATTCTAAAGACCAATTCAGTAACAAACCCGCTAAAATTATTCTCCTATTTTCTAAAACTTTGCTAATTGACAAGCTAAACCGCATGTAAACGTATTCAATTGATTCACTTAAAACTGGTTTGGAACACATTATTGGTAATTAATGGTTTACGTTTGTGACTCTGTCAGTTCAAATAAAGATAGTTTATATTCATGCTCACCGTATGAAGAGTACTGTTAAAAGATAGTCAGTAACAGTGCCACAAGtaaagctaatgttagccaACAGCTAGCTAACCGGCTAACTTAGCATGGATGAATGGTTCGCTTCCCCAGCGAACCCCCTCCCAAAAATGTACTCAGtctgcatctttttttaaaaaacccaAACATACCTGTTGTAAGTAAGGTCTAAGCTGGTTTCTTCTGCGATAATAACTGATATTTTTTCATCTATTCCCCACTTCGATTCACAAAATTTGCGATGCTACAGAGGCAACAAAGACATGACAACACTGTCAACTTTGACACGGGAAGATTCCAAGTTGAAGACATAGGGGTGAATGGCAAGAAtatctttcattattttaaactaCGATATGTTTTAGGGCAGATTTTCGACCACTGAATAATTCTACAACATATCTAACTCGAATTCTTCTTTGAAAAGAGTGTTTATAAAGAAAGGTttacaataaaaagataaaaagaaaacaaataaatcagtcCACCTACACGGCCTTTGGTATGAGCTGCTGGGCTTTTAAATACTGCGAGGTTGTTCTGGCTGTTGCTGATTGTCTTGTTTAAAAGGATAAGTTAGCAATCAGCATTTCAACAAATGTGGACCTCGAGTGAGACAATTTTCACTAAATAGTTattacttaaagaaaaaaaaaagataaaagggacactttggttgtgtttttgtcgAATAATGGTAATACAGTGAGAATGGTATGGACAGAGCAATGGTCATATTTATTGATCTTTATTCTCTCttatgatttaaaagaaataggGGTGCAAAGTCTGTCAATAAAACCTGATGAggcatgatttgtttttacaggAAAATATGAATGTGCAATGCATTCAAAGTCAGTATTTTCACATCAAATTGCCCATGTAGCCATTTCTTGGCGTTTTGTTAAAGTTTCAAAACTGCTGGATAAATCCTTCCACCTTTATCACAGTGCTTTGATAGAATCAATTTCTTATATTATAGGTCAGTCTGCAAATTGAATAAACAATCACACAACAAATCTGGCAgctttaaaagagatttaataaagctgttcttACAAATGAGAAATGTTGTACAGTGGATAAATCATAAAATACCCTTtatcaaaatacaaaataaactgctggaaacacatacaaaaagtaataaatagtAATTAAAAAGTAACACcaaaaaacatgcacatttctcagtgttaaaaaaaatataactggTGTGGGCTCTGTGTGTCTTGGGCATCACATTGCACTGCCTCAGGAACAGCAAAGCCCTTCTAATGTGTAATTCTATGTGTACCTTGGTACTAGTTCAGCTGATATTTGGTTATCTGTTGAATTAATAACCCCAGCTGCGGTGATCCGTTGTCATATGGTCCAACAACTGGCTTACAGTGCTCATTTCTGCAAATGACCATAACACAGATTATTTGTGATTTATGTGTCAGTACTTTTTACGTTAGTATAGTTCAGCAATTTCAATATCATGTAATAAATACAGTGATTAATTTATGTCTTTATCAgtattataaataaatgcagaaatcaAGCTAGCTTTAAAAAGGAAATCAAagtaatttgacattttttggtTATATGGAGCTAAGACAACAAGCTGTCCAGCTCCACCTTAGTTCTAACCAATTTAAATTATAACTAAAAGGTAATCATGCTACCTGAGTGCTACAGCAGACAGGGAGGTTTTTCTTCTGTACTCTCAGCTGTTCTGCTGCCCACTGCAGCTCTCATACTCTGGATCCTCTTGCTCCTCCTTGATAGCAATCCTCTTTGCATCCTCTGCAGAACAAAGACATGAGCAGAGTTTTGActttcatctaaaaaaaaaatctagaaatgTCAAAACTGTATCTGCTTATGTTTCACAAATCCTATCTCACAGCTGTATTATGTACTTAAGGCAAACTGCACCATTTACCTTTAGCTAGCTGCAGGTCGAAGGTGTACTGCGTCTCTACAATCTCGTGGCTGGCTGCCTGGCCTTTCATCTGGTCTCGCAGTTCCTTCAGCTTGATGTAGAAATGCACTTTATCTTGTGCACGTGGAAACTGGGCACAACGAGGGCTTGATGATGGCATTAAGTAGCACACCTAAGACAAAAGAGATatgaagatttatttattttaattactggAAGCATGTCTAAAGAGTTCCTGTTTCCACATACCGTTTCAGTTTCTGGGATTCTGTAGGGCTGTAAGCCAAATTCAAGATTCTTGGCCTTAACACCGAAGGTCTCTTTACAAAAGATTTCATAGATACCTGGgaaatttacaataaataaataaataaatgaataaataattacagcTTAACCTATAGTCATACTTCaaacaattagacaaaattAAGTAGTTTAAGTTTTGAAATAGTTTACCTTTTCCATTAAAGGCTGCTATTAATGGCTTGTATTTCTGCAGCTTGTCAAGTAGTTGTCGGCCTCCTTCACGAATCTCTTTACTAGGACAAAacataaaagagagagagagagattaaagAATAACCCATATAATCCATATCTGGATTTCAGGTATAATCTACTGATAAATTTGTCTATTAAAACACTGCAAcgtttatttaaacattttaaagacatactacaaaacttttgcagatttaCTCAGCAACCCCGTATCAATGGCTAAGTCAGCAtctatcttgcatcctacctgtactgtaaGCTCTATCCAGCcagtaaaacacagttttatcttgtccctttctctctctcttgctgaATCagccggtgtgtttatatctgcttgtTAAGTGTGTGACTCAGTGCGTAAATTAAAACTCGGCTGCAATGTCATTCTCATCCCAGAAGAGAAAGTGGGACGTTGCTGGGCAATGATGGCTCCAAAAATGCAAACCAAACAGGTTGGAGCGTTGCGTTTTAAGGTTGGGAAAGTGCATAATGTATCTTTAACTAAGCAATGTGTCTTTTATTGTTGCTTGTTGCCAGAATTAATATGCCGAAACTGACAGCCCTGGTACAGTGGATGGATGCAAAAAGAATCCATTAAACCGTGGAGTGGATCCAAATCACACTTCTTAATATTCTTAAAATATCCCACTGGCATTAGTACATGTAAAAGATGCACTTTCTGAGTTTCCCTCTAACTTTCATTGAAATCAGATTGTTAGAAACtatttacaatgtttttttgttctttttatttgttttttcccctcaccTGGAGAGGTCTTTACTGCCAGGTGTAGTTCTTTCCACCATGTTAGTGAAGCCAATGCTGTATTTCTCTGGCAGACTCTGGTCATGCATGTAGTTGAGCTGCTGATCAGTCAGaccagacagaaacagacatttCCCTGCACAGAAAGGAAGGACTGAGCATTTAATATCCATCATGGGGCTATCAAGTAAATACCAAACAaagcaaatcataaaaaaaaaacatttaacacagGATAACTTTTAGTTGGTTTGCAGGGTTGTTTACCTACAAGTGGCTGCACAACATGTACGTTTGTTCCCAGCTTACTTTAGCTGGCTGATGAACAAAGGTGAGAAAACTTGTAAAAGATTTTGGTTTGCATGGGTACAAATTTTCTTCAGAATcaaggtaaaaataaacaaataatactaacagtttttaaacatgtgcagtaaaattaaaaatataataaatatggaaatatgTTAATACTCCCTCTTAAACAACCTCTGAAATGGTTTCACAGTTTTAACAATGTACGGTTGTGTCTTGGACGGAGCTTTTCTAAGTGAAAaggttaaatgaaaaatacagatttttttggTTATTAGTGAAAGTGAATATCAACATACAGAAATGGTTTCCTGGGTTTGGGTAATGGTGTCCTTTGAAGGCTGACAATAGTCCTGGGTTGATTCCAATCTGAGGAAAAACATAAAGGAGTTACACTTAATAAAAGAGGGTTTTTTGTGCAACTTAAACCTTAACCACAATTTGAACAACAGTTAACCTGCAAATCCACTTCTGTTATACAATAGAGCAGATACAGAAACTCTTTGTAGATTTCTTAACTAACTTACTATCAATATGTCTAGATTGTAGGTAATAACATCAGGAAGGGTTTTGGCCATAACTTCTGCCACAGACATGCCACTGAACCGGTTGAGAGccctctttgctttttttttggcagCTTCGGtgtcctcctcatcctcctgtgTCTCACCATTGTCCATTTGCTGCTTAGGAGGTCGAcctctcttcttctttgctGGTGGCAAAACTAGGAGAGAGACCCCAAAGCAGAATAAGATTTGAAGATTGGCATTTCTCTTTTCTGGTTTGTATGtagttcattgtttttaaagcaggtcaggtttttaaaatattctgcaGAGTACCAAACCATTTGCCGCAGAAgaagcaacagaaaacaaacttaaCTTTACAATAAGAAGCAGATATCACAGAGACCCTCGTTaggaaaataaatcataaaactcTTCCTATACCTTGAGGTTGCCCAGAAGGctgaggttgctgctgaatacttgtttcctgctgctgtgtcaTAGAGTGATGTTGAGGTTGGTGCAGGACTGCAGGATGCTGCTGGTGCTGATGCTCCCTGGTGCTCTGGTGGCAGACCTGCTCCTGGTAGTGATTTGAGGCTGGAAGGTAGTTTTGGTAAAAAGGTTCCTGGTAAAGCGATGGATCCTGGTGGACAGATAGCTGGCCCATAACAGGCTCTTCTACAGGGCCTTCACTATAATGGCCCATGTTATGAAACGACATCACATGCTGCGCTTCAGGGTGCTGCTGACTGGATTGGTACctagaaaagagaaagaaggatgaaaaagAGATAATAGAGGAGGTGAGCAaaagaagaacagaaagaaTCTGTGGACAATAAGTGAAGACAAGTGATGTCTGGTGTTCAATGGAGTGTTTGAAGAAAACTTGCACAAAACACAGGACTAATAAACATGCATGCACTGATGTACATCACTTTATATTCTATGTATTGTGTTTGatcatttaatgcattttatgtAATCAGTTTGGATACCAAATGAtctcttcttgtttttaacatataacatcCATTCATTCAGATATTTTGTTGCCCCATCCCTTTTGAAATATGCAGCTAGTATTACATTCAAAATGAgtaattttaaaagattaagtAATTGATCAGTTTATGTATTTAATATAACTGATATAGTTCTCTTTGGAGCTTAGAAGattaatattgtattttattctactgaacaattttaattaaatagtgagtttaaattatttgcacATGTTTGCTTTCTATTTCCTATACACCATTCTTTTGCTATAACCAAAAAAAGCCATTAAATACtagttttgttttgcttagATAAAGGGTATTGAGCTAGTATGTCATGAAAATACATGACCAATTAATGAGATTGCAAAAACACTGACTAGACAAGCTCAATAACACAATATCAACTGTTTGCTTTACGCTTGCAATGGTTTCTCAATAGAAGATTTTGCAGactgaatttaattttaaagtatgCTGCAGGTGaagaaatgtgttgtttttattcttatagtctgttttgtgtgtgtgtgtgtgtgtgtgtgttagagaccatacataattaaattttttctaATACACTACCTCTGACCACACttttttcattagaaaaaaattttGAGAAATCCCtttgaaaggttttatatttttttgtttatttttccccatttttaaatataattaacgATAATTCAGCATAATTTTACTGTATATACTTTTTCTGTGTACATGTCTATTAGCCTTACGCTCCTATTTGCCTTGTTACATTTTATAACTGGAAAAACAGTTAGAAATCTAATCATAAAATGTCAGTCATCAAACAGGGTTATTGTTATGTTTACGTAATGCAACACAATTACCAAAATTGTAAAGTTTATTGTCAATAATTACATTCACTTCTGCAAACCACTGTAGGAAACAAGTATTTCTGCCTCCAGATAAGTACGGCATAGCTCTATTTTATGCTGCTATTATCTTTAATAATTAGACTAAGACAGCTAAAAGCCTAAAATAATTAATGGTCAAAACGTTTATTTAGATGATAATTATAAATTCTCCATCATGCATGAAAATGAAGACGTCGGGGAGACAAGATGAGAAGTTCCCCCGTCCGTTCAGTTGCAACACAAACTCACCACTGCTGAAAATAATCCGAAGGAGCCGTGAGAGATGTAAACTGGTTTTCCTCCATCTTATCTGTTGACTTATTTCAATACACTGAGATTTATTCTACTCCTGAATAAGTCAGTATTGTATGTTGTAAAGCTAGAATTATTACAACTGGAGAAATACTGCATTACGGAACACAAAGACCAATGAACGCCGCTACAGACAGGTTTAGCTAATGGAAAGCTAACAACGCTACGGTATTCTCCGGCCGTCTTAAACCTGTCAGTGACCTCTAAAATAACGAAACAGAAAGTTATATGAATATAAAGACATACCTGTCGTACATTTTTCTTAAGGTAAAAGATAAGGAAACTGGGGACTCCCAAAACAAAGACCATTTAAACGCTCAAGACTTCATTAAAATCAGGTTGATTGAGTACATTCCGCCATCTCTTGGTGATAAAGTGTACTACATTAACCAAGTTCAAGTGTTTTCTCCTAAACTTGCCCCATTAAAGAACTTCCATATTAAATAGGCGTCTCATAGATCTTAACAAAAAtggtatatttttaaataattcaaaaaCAGAAACGCACACATGCGATTGCAGAGCATATTACATAAGACTGATAAATTCATACATCTTACCGCTAGATGTCGGGAAATATCGTATGGATGAATGCGACAATACAAAATCAAATCAATGAAGAAGACACTCGCAGCCGAAGATAGTTTATATAAAAGATGTACACTGCGTTCCCAAGCACAGTTCCAGTGAAATTTACGAAGATCGAGAGAAGCTAAGTTTGATTTTCATTAGAGTTTGAAATTGAATTACTTATTTTATCTAAGTGAAGGCATCACTAGAACGGGAGGATACAAAATATCCAACTATTTGGTATCCGTAAACAGGTGCAGAGTGAGAACTCTTACTCATTTAAATCGCTCTTATGTTAGCTAAACAGTATGACCTGCCTGTAGGTACCAATGACAGACGCTGTAGTTTCAAATTGTAAAACATAGTTATATGAAGCAGTTATTTTTGTTGCAGTAAGCAAGGTAAGGTTTTACAAGGTTCACTTCAGgtctgtttatgtttgctcttcGTGAAATATCTCCAGTCTTGTGGCTATTATGTCTAGGCTAATAGTAAAagtacaacacatgcacaagcGTGTCTTACCTGATATAagaataagttttttttataataatgctAGAAATCCGGAGATGACTTAGCGTCAAGACAGAAATATTGATCacgattagatttttttttcttttttttccccagttctGATTTGTATATGTATTTTTCCCCCAAGCTGAATCAGATCACACCAGTCTGTCAAGATGCTACCATATGGTGTGTCGTGGTCTCGATACCTCAGAATGGTCGGAGCCAGTGTTCTGGCCATGTTTGCAGGAGCACAGGCCGTTCATCAGTACTACCTGCCTGATTTggtgaggaaaaagaaagaagaagaaaaaaaaactttcattgtAAATGGTTTCTGTTTTCTATTAATGGCCTGTAACAACTTCAAAATGTTTTGATAATACGAGAATATGTATGTAGATTATTTACAGATCTAAACAAAAAGTCATATAATGTCAGTCATGAGTAGGAATTAAACAATACATTACATAACAATGTTAATGTGAAAaagtgtttgcttttgttttatatttcagtcCATACCAGACGTCCCACCAAAGCCTGGTGAGCTAAGAACAGAACTACGGGGCTACAAAGTCAGAGAAGAAGCTGCTGCCACCTTAGAACaacttaaaaaatgacaaagtgtGGACTGATGTGGAATTATATTTCCTCTGTATGGACAGTCAGCAGAATTCTACCGCTAAATGCTTTAACAGACGTGGGAACTGAGTCATTTCTGGGACATCTGGAAATAatcattttcctttttgatCAAATGGACTGTATAATGGATTGTATAAGATGCCACATTTTGGGGCCTTTAGCCATCTgggatcccccccccccccagagcATAATCACTTTGATCCTTGTTAGTCCATCTtcactttaaatgtatttacttatctatggagaattaataaaaattgtcaaagtaagaataaaatgaTAACACAAAACCTCAGGAGCACAAAAATCAAGTTAAGTTTCCACAAAGGAATAAACATATCAATCTCATATTTTGGCAGTAATTTATAGtaaattactttattattattattattattattattattattattattattattattattattattatgtggtTGTACTCTGAaccattttaaaatttgaagttattttttaatttatcaaacAGCTAAATATACTTATTTTAgagcttttaaaatgtgtagATCTTACAGTctttgtctttgtatttttatttttttttttttatcattgtcaATTTTTCATTGTATGTTGACTTGAAGAGACAATATGCTTACTTGTGCAGTGTCCGCCTCAGTTTTGTCTCGGCAGGTATGTTTTCTTATCGTGTTACTAATTAATCGTTTGCATTAATGTAGAAAGAAAGGCTGAAGGTGGGGTTGGTGCAGTGTGGTTAAGTAAATATTAATTTCAGCGGCCCCGTGATTATAAGCTATCTAGGAGCGCGTGGCACGGTATCATAGCAACCAATTTAAACAGAAGTTGGGGAAAAGATGGCGACCCAGAAAGAGAAAGACGCAGCAGACTATCTCAAGAAACACAAAATTATTGAGCTCATGGACAACTTGACCAGTATGCTCCTCTTTCACAGACCAGGTTAGAGCTTAGAGATCCTTCCTGCTTTCATGTACTTGAAAAAGGCTTTGCGATAGCTAGCATGTTAGCTTACACTGTGTTACTATGTGGTTAAGAATGGTGTGGCTGTGGGTTAGCTGTCTTTAATTAGTTTTGTACTGGTTTGGAATTAAAACTGTGTGAAATCTCTGATAATAGCAGCCGAGGAGAAAAACTACTTGGTTAATTAAAACTGTGATACTGATCAAAAGCAATTCTGAAgctaaattttccttttttttagtaTTAATTTTAAACTGCATTAGAATGTATTAAACTTTATTCTCATTTCAGATGCAAGACTCAAAACTGACTAACTTGTATTGGTTTTTATCTAGGTGTATATtttaaactgtcaaaaaaaaaatacacttctTTGCTAGTCTTAGCTATTTCAGTGTGAAAAGTCAGTGTGATTTACTGATTATGGTTATGTTATTCAGAAAATCCCAGAGAGTTTCTTGTTGAAGAGCTAAAGAAGCTGAAGGTTTCTCAACAAACTGGTGTGAAAGGGCCAAATCTGTTCAACAACTTTAACCTAGATGCAGTCCTTGGGATACTTGACCctacaaaccaaaaacacatcAGTTTTGCTCAGTACAGACATGGTGAGTGCTTGTCTTTCTTAGCTAATGTAATTTACCAGAAAACAATAGGTAAAtagtatttaattaattaaatttttagatattttagtCTTTCTGATGAACAAAATTATtcatgcaaaatttcaaaggtgttgctgtctatctatctgtaaAAGGGTGTTATTTCACCATGTCTGACCTGTGATACAGTTtctaaattttatattttggaaTATTAAGTCTGGGGACTAACACAGATACTTACAGACATTTTTGTCCTCACAGCTCTGACCATGCTGGGCATAAAATATATCAATGAATGTCCTGAAGGTGTAAATGAAGACAGAATATCCCATGAGACCTTCAAAACGGAAGCGTAAAAGCATTTTGTACAATCTAATAAGCATGCCAAAACATTTGAAGCATATTGTGAATGTAATGTTGCTCTCATTTTGCTGTTGCAGGATCCAAGGTTTGCAGAGTTGCTCGGAAACATATACAAATACTGAACCTTGATGCCCtctaccacttttttttttttgtttttttgttatgctATTTAGATTAGTGTTTTGTAAAACTGTAGTAATTACACTGATAAACAATTCATTTTTGATTTTCTGCCATCAGGCTTTTTTATAAAGTCAAAATATAAGTCCCTGCTGCATCCTTGCTCATCTTTCTTGTTCTGTTGGAATACTTTACATTTgctactgtaatgctgtaataaaacaaatgtttatgaCACTGCTCTTCATCTCTTCCTTCATGTGTTAGTTTTGTCTTACTTTTGTCTAGTATTgcgttgtttatttttttatttttatttatttattttatttttatttatttatttagcacataATAAAAGACTGTATAATAAaagaatacaaaaatacaagtCAAACGTACAAATTCATGTGCATGGAAGTGGTGGAAGCCCAAATGGGCTTATAAAAAAAACCACGCCCAGTCAATTCATATTATTAGTACAAtcatgtgtataaatataa
This window contains:
- the tdg.2 gene encoding G/T mismatch-specific thymine DNA glycosylase isoform X3, encoding MYQSSQQHPEAQHVMSFHNMGHYSEGPVEEPVMGQLSVHQDPSLYQEPFYQNYLPASNHYQEQVCHQSTREHQHQQHPAVLHQPQHHSMTQQQETSIQQQPQPSGQPQVLPPAKKKRGRPPKQQMDNGETQEDEEDTEAAKKKAKRALNRFSGMSVAEVMAKTLPDVITYNLDILIIGINPGLLSAFKGHHYPNPGNHFWKCLFLSGLTDQQLNYMHDQSLPEKYSIGFTNMVERTTPGSKDLSSKEIREGGRQLLDKLQKYKPLIAAFNGKGIYEIFCKETFGVKAKNLEFGLQPYRIPETETVCYLMPSSSPRCAQFPRAQDKVHFYIKLKELRDQMKGQAASHEIVETQYTFDLQLAKEDAKRIAIKEEQEDPEYESCSGQQNS
- the c10h12orf73 gene encoding protein BRAWNIN is translated as MLPYGVSWSRYLRMVGASVLAMFAGAQAVHQYYLPDLSIPDVPPKPGELRTELRGYKVREEAAATLEQLKK
- the tdg.2 gene encoding G/T mismatch-specific thymine DNA glycosylase isoform X2, encoding MYDRYQSSQQHPEAQHVMSFHNMGHYSEGPVEEPVMGQLSVHQDPSLYQEPFYQNYLPASNHYQEQVCHQSTREHQHQQHPAVLHQPQHHSMTQQQETSIQQQPQPSGQPQVLPPAKKKRGRPPKQQMDNGETQEDEEDTEAAKKKAKRALNRFSGMSVAEVMAKTLPDVITYNLDILIIGINPGLLSAFKGHHYPNPGNHFWKCLFLSGLTDQQLNYMHDQSLPEKYSIGFTNMVERTTPGSKDLSSKEIREGGRQLLDKLQKYKPLIAAFNGKGIYEIFCKETFGVKAKNLEFGLQPYRIPETETVCYLMPSSSPRCAQFPRAQDKVHFYIKLKELRDQMKGQAASHEIVETQYTFDLQLAKEDAKRIAIKEEQEDPEYESCSGQQNS
- the tdg.2 gene encoding G/T mismatch-specific thymine DNA glycosylase isoform X1, whose translation is MVFVLGVPSFLIFYLKKNVRQSTDKMEENQFTSLTAPSDYFQQWYQSSQQHPEAQHVMSFHNMGHYSEGPVEEPVMGQLSVHQDPSLYQEPFYQNYLPASNHYQEQVCHQSTREHQHQQHPAVLHQPQHHSMTQQQETSIQQQPQPSGQPQVLPPAKKKRGRPPKQQMDNGETQEDEEDTEAAKKKAKRALNRFSGMSVAEVMAKTLPDVITYNLDILIIGINPGLLSAFKGHHYPNPGNHFWKCLFLSGLTDQQLNYMHDQSLPEKYSIGFTNMVERTTPGSKDLSSKEIREGGRQLLDKLQKYKPLIAAFNGKGIYEIFCKETFGVKAKNLEFGLQPYRIPETETVCYLMPSSSPRCAQFPRAQDKVHFYIKLKELRDQMKGQAASHEIVETQYTFDLQLAKEDAKRIAIKEEQEDPEYESCSGQQNS
- the si:dkey-42p14.3 gene encoding EF-hand calcium-binding domain-containing protein 10; translation: MATQKEKDAADYLKKHKIIELMDNLTSMLLFHRPENPREFLVEELKKLKVSQQTGVKGPNLFNNFNLDAVLGILDPTNQKHISFAQYRHALTMLGIKYINECPEGVNEDRISHETFKTEAIQGLQSCSETYTNTEP